From a single Pseudobutyrivibrio xylanivorans genomic region:
- the tsaD gene encoding tRNA (adenosine(37)-N6)-threonylcarbamoyltransferase complex transferase subunit TsaD produces MDTKEIKILAIESSCDETAAAVVINGRDVRSNVISTQIPLHTLYGGVVPEIASRKHIERINQVIEQALEDADMGLEDMDAIAVTYGPGLVGALLVGVAEAKAIAFATGKPLIGVHHIEGHISANYIENKELKPPFLCLVVSGGHTHLVRVADYGKYEILGRTRDDAAGEAFDKVARAIGLGYPGGPKIEKAAHEGDPFAIQFTRPKVSDGVYDFSFSGLKSQVLNYINGAQMKGETINDADIAASFQQTVIDTLCEHAALAIDEFGMDKFAIAGGVASNQTLRGAMEQMCKEKGVEFYHPSPILCTDNAAMIGAAAYYEYLAGRRDSWDLNAIPNLKLGER; encoded by the coding sequence ATGGATACTAAAGAAATAAAAATACTTGCTATAGAAAGCTCCTGCGATGAAACTGCAGCGGCTGTAGTTATAAATGGAAGAGACGTTAGAAGTAACGTTATCTCTACTCAAATTCCACTCCATACTCTTTATGGAGGTGTTGTTCCAGAAATTGCTTCAAGAAAACACATAGAACGAATCAATCAGGTTATCGAACAGGCATTGGAAGATGCTGATATGGGACTTGAGGACATGGATGCAATTGCCGTTACCTATGGACCTGGTCTTGTAGGTGCTCTTCTTGTAGGTGTTGCCGAAGCAAAGGCAATCGCTTTTGCAACAGGTAAGCCTCTTATTGGAGTCCATCATATCGAGGGACATATCAGCGCGAACTATATCGAGAATAAAGAACTGAAGCCACCATTTCTGTGTCTTGTTGTATCAGGTGGCCACACTCATCTCGTGAGAGTGGCAGATTATGGCAAATACGAAATTCTTGGTCGTACAAGGGACGATGCAGCAGGCGAAGCCTTTGATAAAGTGGCCAGAGCGATTGGTCTAGGTTATCCAGGTGGCCCTAAGATTGAAAAGGCTGCTCACGAAGGTGACCCATTTGCAATCCAATTTACACGCCCAAAGGTTTCTGATGGAGTATATGATTTCTCTTTCAGTGGTCTTAAATCTCAAGTTCTTAATTATATCAATGGTGCTCAGATGAAGGGCGAAACAATAAACGATGCAGACATTGCTGCGTCCTTCCAGCAGACCGTTATTGATACATTATGTGAGCATGCAGCTCTTGCTATTGATGAATTTGGCATGGATAAGTTTGCTATTGCCGGTGGTGTGGCTTCTAATCAGACTCTTAGAGGTGCTATGGAGCAGATGTGCAAGGAAAAAGGAGTGGAATTCTACCATCCTTCACCTATCCTTTGCACTGACAATGCAGCGATGATTGGTGCAGCAGCATATTATGAGTATTTGGCAGGTCGTCGCGACAGCTGGGATCTTAATGCCATCCCTAACTTAAAGCTGGGAGAAAGATAA
- a CDS encoding DUF6715 family protein: protein MKKVLRIGIAVICMVSLVVGYYAYLSTRKASASTEKNVELSEVQTIISKNFTTDYPVTPRAVVKWYNRIITAYYAEDFDQKQLEQMADQARMLMDDELLSYNPKDTYLASLNLEIEDYHNRSRTIVSSTVSDSKDVQYKTVHGYECAFLTSNYFVREGSSYNRTYENFCLRKDSNGHWKILTWRLSTEDEINGY from the coding sequence ATGAAAAAGGTGCTGCGTATAGGAATAGCGGTAATCTGTATGGTTTCTCTTGTTGTGGGGTATTATGCCTATTTATCAACCAGAAAAGCCTCTGCTAGTACGGAAAAGAATGTTGAATTATCCGAGGTTCAGACAATCATTTCTAAGAATTTTACTACAGATTACCCTGTCACGCCTAGAGCAGTAGTCAAATGGTACAATCGAATAATTACAGCTTACTATGCTGAGGATTTTGATCAGAAACAGCTTGAGCAGATGGCAGATCAGGCTCGTATGCTCATGGATGATGAACTACTATCATACAATCCTAAGGATACCTATTTAGCATCACTCAATCTTGAAATAGAGGATTATCATAATAGGTCAAGGACTATAGTTTCCAGTACAGTAAGCGATTCAAAAGATGTTCAATACAAGACAGTTCATGGCTATGAATGCGCCTTCCTGACTTCGAACTATTTTGTCAGAGAAGGAAGCTCATACAACAGAACCTATGAGAATTTTTGCCTTAGAAAAGATTCTAATGGACATTGGAAGATTCTCACTTGGAGACTGTCTACAGAGGATGAAATAAATGGATACTAA